From Micromonospora carbonacea:
GGCCCCAGGCGTCGTAGGTGACGCCGGTGGTGTAGGCGGCGAGGCCCGCGAGGGTGGTGGGCAGGTCCAGCACGCCGGAGTAGCCGTGCAGGACGGTCTCGGCGGGCAGGCTGCCCTTGGCCGGGTACGTGTCGGACAGCGGCAGGCCCAGCACCGAGGTGTACGAGTGCCCGAAGACGTACGAGCCGGCGAGGGTGCCCTCGGTGGCGGGAATGGTGACGGTCTGCCCGAGGCTGCTGCCGAAGACGTTGAACGCCTTCTGCTGGGTCGTGAAGGGCTGGCCGTCACGGTAGGCGACGGTGGTGGTGAGCTTGCCGACGGCGTTGGTGACCCCGACGACGGCGTTGCTGTTGTCGTACACCCAGGCGGCGCGCTGATTCGCCGACGACTGGCTGGCCACGGTGGCAGCGTACTCGCCGGTCTTGCGGTCGAGGGCGTCGAAGGTGAACGACAGGGTCTTGGTGCGGCCGTCGGTGGACTGGACGAGGTTGCCGTTGGCGTCGTAGACCATGCTGCTGTTGCCGGCATCGGGGTCGGACTTCGCCACGACCTGGCCGAGCAGGTTGTAGGTCGAGGTCCACACGTTGTTGTCGGCGTCGGTGAGCGTCGCCTGGTTGCCGCGGCTGTCGTAGGCGTACGTGCTGGTCGTCGCGGTGCCGCCGGCGACGGTGAAGTCGCCGGTGAAGGTGTCCGCCGGGGTGGTCACCGTCGGGCGGGCCTGGTATTCGTGCAGCTCCTTCTCCCGGCCCAGCGGGTCGGTGACGGTGGCCTTGACCACGCCACCCGTGGACGGCACGACCGTGGTGCGGTCTCCGGCGTGGATCGTCGTGGTGGTGGAGACGGTGACGCCGTTCTTCGCCGCCGTGGTGACGATGGCGCGGCCGAGGCCGTCGTAGGTGGTGAAGGTCTGGTGGGGCACCTGCTTGCCGAGGGTCGCCGCCGACACCGGCGTGGTGACGGCGGGCGTGGTCGCGTCGTCCCACCAGCCGTTGTAGGACGCCCTGGTCCAGCCCCGGGTGTCGTAGAACGTGTCGGTGATCATCCGGCCGCCCTGCGGGGTGACCGTCTGCGTCTGCCGGCTGCGCAGCAGGGCGTCGTAGAGGGTGATCGAGGTCTGGTAGCCGTTGGAGTTGTTGAGCTTCTGGCTGGTCACCGCCGTGACGCCGGTCTTGGACACCGTGTAGGTGAACTTCTGGTTGGCGTTGCTGCTGGTCGCCCGGTTGTACAACCAGACGGCGGTGGCGCGGCCCAGGGCGTCGTACTGCTGCCGGGTCACCACGTTGTTGGCGTCGGTGCTGGTGAGCATGCCGCCGCGCTTCGGGTTGATCGTGGCCGACGACGTCTGGAGCAGCGCGTTGGTCGTCGAGGTCCCGGTGACCAGGTTGGCGGCGTTCATGGTGTAGCCGGTGCTGGTCTTGTTGTTCTTGGCGTCGTACTCGTCGACGACGCGGCCGTACGTGTCGTAGGTGGTCTTCCCGCTGGTCTGCCAGACGTAGGCGCCGGCGGTGTGGTCCCTGGCGACCTGGGTGAGGGTGACGTCGCCCTTGGTCGGGGCGGCGGCCTGCGGGAACGTGGTGGCGAAGGTCGGGTCGTCGTAGAAGTTCCGCTCGACCTTGACCACCTGCGCCGGCCGGCTCACCGTCGCCGGGGCGGTCAGCGTGTTGACGCTGCCCGGTTCGGAGACGGGGCTGCCCTGGGTGAACCCGCCGCACGCCACCGACACCGTCTCGGTCTGGCTGACCAGCCCGGCCAGGTTGGCGCCAGCGTTGACCGGGGCGTACGTGTAGCTGGTGCACTGGTCGTACGCGGTGTTGACCGGCACCGTGTAGGTGTAGGTGTGCTTCAGCTCGCCGAAGGTGGCGCTGGCGATGTTGGCGTCGTAGCTGTTGTCGCTGGCCGTGTAGCGCCAGGTCAGCGACGCGCCGCTGGTCACCGCCTGCCGCGCGTACGTCTTGATCGGCGCGACCCACTGTGCGGTCAGGGCCGACAGGCCGGTGCGCGAGCGGGTGGCGGTGGCCCCGGACACCCAGTAGGAGGTGATGGTGGAGGAGTCGACCCGGCCGCCCTCACCGAGATACTGGGTCGTCTCCAGCTCCCTGCCGGCGAGCTCGTCGACGTCCTCGTGGACGCCGCCGGCCGAGTCGGTCAGGTTGACCACGGTGGTGGAGTTGTTCTTGCTCATGCCGCGGTGGTAGGCGACCTCGGACTGGGTGCGGCGGTCGTTGACGCCGTCGCCGCTGAAGGTGCGCACCTTGGCGTACCCGCGGAACTGCCCGTAGGTGCGGTACTTGGCCTTGACGACCTCGTTCTCGTCGTAGCGCCAGGCCGCCCCGCCGAGGTAGCTGTAGCTGGTCGACAGCGCCGGTGCCCCGCCGGTCGGGTCGGTGGAGGTGACCCGGGTGACCGCGTACTTGTGGAACCAGTCCAGCTTCGGGTTCACGAACCCGTCGGGGGTCCAGTAGACCGGGTAGCACGACTTGGTGTTCGTGGCCGGGGCGGTCGTCACCGGCGCGGTGCACGGCACCGGCAGCTCGTAGCTCGGGGAGATCACCGAGCCGGTCTCGGTGGTGATGGTGGCGATGCGCTGCCGGTAGAAGCTCGGCAGCCCGCCGGCCGTGTCGACCCGGTTGGGCAGCTTGATCCCGGTGAACGACACCGACGGCAGGGTGATCGCCGCCGTCGAGCCGCCCGCGCCCGTGTCGTGGCCGGTGCGGACGACCGACGTCAGCCACAGCGTCGGCGACGTGCCGTCGCCGGTGGCCGGCATGGTGTGCGACAGGGCGTACGAGTCGACCGGCTCGTACGCCGACGTGGCCGTGTCGTACTGCTGCGCCTCGATGGACGTCAGGCGGACCGTCGAGAAGAACGACGGGCTCCAGTTGTCGCAGTCGGTGCCGGAGTTGCAGATCAGGTCGAACGGCACGTCCGGCCAGTTCGCCTTGTTCGCCGAGTTCAGCGGCTGGCACGTGCCCGACAGGCAGCGGTCGCCGGTGGTGAACACCACCCGGTTCGGCACGGTGCCGTAGGCGTTGCCGTCGGTGAAGCCGTAGTCGATGCGCGACAGGTTGCTGTCGCGCACGTACGACACGTCGGTGGCGCCCTTGTTGCGGCCGTAGAAGTTCGTGGCCTGCTGGTAGTAGTAGGCCATCGCGTTGCCGTGGACGTCCTTGACGTAGTCGAGGTTCCACCGGTAGGCCATCGTGCACACCGACGAGGAGAACCCGGCCGAGTTGTAGCACGGGTCCCCCGAGTGCGGCGAGTAGACGGGGGTGTGGTCGACCGACTTCGTCTCCGCCTTGCCCGACGTCCAGCCCGGCAGCCGGTTACGGCCGAACTCGTAGACCGTGCCGTCGCGCAGCGTCACCCGCCAGTAGTCGGTGTTGTAGGTGCCGGTGCCGTTGTTCGAGTCGACCACGTGGGTGACCACCTCGCCGTTGTCCGACTCCGGCTTCCACTTGCTGTCGCCCGCGTCCCACACCAGCGACGTCGACGACCCGTTGAGCGACAGGGTCAGGATCGGCCCGTCGTAGCACCGGTCATAGGTCTTGACCGGCGACGCGCTGCCGCCCGGGTCGTCCATGCAGGAGGCGAAGGTCTGCTCCACGTACGACCGGGGCGTCGACCATCCGTCGCCCACCCACGACGACTGGGCGTTGGTCGACGCGGTCTGCCCGTCGACGCTGCCCGAGTCGTAGGACAGCGCCACCGTGGGCACCAGGTCCGACGCCGCCGGCGGCACCGTCACCGGATACGAGTACGTGAACGAGCCGGTGTTCCCGCCGCCGGTCCACGAGCCGGACGGCTTGAGGTCGGTGGCCGCGTAGGTGCCGCCCGCGCCACCCTCCTCGCCGGCCGCGGCCACCGCCGCCAGCACCACGCGCGCGCCGGACGCGGAGGCGGTCATCGGCACCTCGGCCGAGACGGTCCGCGCCGCCGGATCGTTGGTGGACGCCAGCGGCTGCGCCGTGCGGCATTCCGCCGCCTTCGGCGTGGTCAGTGCGCACTCGGGCAGCCGGACCAGCCGCAACCGCGACCCGTAGTTGCCGCCGTACGCCTCGGCGAAGCCCGCGTAGTCCACGCCGACCCGCGCCGCGCCCGACGACCGGTCCGGCGTCACCGACAGCAGCACGCCGTCGACACCGGCGGCTTCGGCGGCCTTGCGGTCGGCGACCGTCACCGCGAGCCGCTTCGGCCCGGCGGGTTGTCCGCTTTTGACCATCACCGGCTGCGCCCACACCGGGGTGCCCGCCGCCCGCGCCTTCGGCGATCCCGCCGACAGCGCCTGCGGCGCACCCAGCTCGACCTGTGCCGACGCGGCGTTGGGCCACACCGTCCTCGACGGCCGGTGGGTCGACTTCGCATCGTCGCGCGGCGTCACGAACCGCGTCGGCAACGGCTTGACGCCCTTCACCGACGGACCCGGCGACGTCGCGGGTGGCTTCGCCGCACCCTCACCCTTCGGCTTCGCGGCGGCCGGAGCGCCCGACCAGAGCCCCGCCACCAGCGCCGCCGAGGCGACCACCGCGACCATCCGTCTCGACCCGGTCAACAGACGTGTGCCCCCGTGCTCGACCATGCCCACTCCACTCCGCAGAAGACAGAAAGCCACGCAGCGTGCCCGAACGAGCACCCGCGTGGCGCGAACAATGTTTCACGTTCCCCCAGGCAGAAGGTCACGGCGAGGTAACGATAGGGGGTGGCGCGCGGATCAAAAGCGCCACAGTGAGTCCGAAAGGGACAACCGAATGTGATGTTCGGCGTTCCCCGGGGCCGCTCGGGCTGATTCACTGTGGCCGCCCACCGGACGCGAAACCGCGTCCGCCGGACACGAACACGGGGGAGAAACCACTCCATGTCCACGAACAGCCCTCCTGTCAGGACAATCAGGTCGAAGGCCCTCGGCTCGGTGGTCGCGCTGAGCCTCGCCGCGGCGGGCACCGCGACCGGCCTGACGCCCGCGCCGGCCGCCGAGGCGGCGTCGTCGGCGCCCGCCGCGAAGCCGGCCACCGGCCCGCTCGGCGTGGACCGCGCCATGACCGAGGCCCGCCGCACCGGCCGACCCGTCGAGGCCACCGCCGCCGGCACCTCCACCTCCACGATGACCGCCCGACCCGACGGCACCGTCGAGCTGACCCAGACCGCCACACCCACCCGCACCCGCATCGACGGACAGTGGCGCACCCTCGACCCGACCCTCCTCCGCCACCCCGACGGCAGCATCACCCCAACCGTCACCACCAACCAGGTCCGACTCTCCCCCGGCGGCACCGGCCCCCTCGCCGAACTCACCAGCGGCGACCGCGCCCTCACCCTCACCGCACCCATGACACTGCCGAAGCCCGTCCTGTCCGGGCCCACCGCCACCTACCCCGACGTGCTACCCGGCGTCGACCTCACCGTCCGCGTCACCGCCGACGGCGGCTTCTCCCACGTCTTCGTCGTCAAGAACCGCCACGCCGCCCGACACCCCAAGCTGACCACCCTCGACCTCACCACGTCGACCAGAGGCGTCACGCTCACCGCCGACGCGGCGGGCAACATCACCGGCCACGACCGCACCGGCCACCCCGTCCTCACCGCACCCGCCCCCACCATGTGGGACTCCACCACCAACCCCACCGCACAGGCCACCGCGTCGAGCGCCACCGCGCCGGGCCGGACCGCGAAGAGCGCCCCCATCGGCGTACGGATCTCCCCCGGCACGCTGCGCCTGTCCCCGGACCGGAAGCTGCTCGACGACCCGGACACCGTCTACCCCGTCTACGTCGACCCCACGTTCAACTGGACCCCCGTCGGGCCCAAGATGTCCGGCTGGGCCACCATCTCCTACCAGCACCAGTCCACCAACTTCTGGAAGGACACCCCCGACCTCATCGGGCGCATGCAGGTCGGCAACTCCGGCAGCCAACGCTCCCAGACCCTGGTCAACTTCCCGATCCCCTACAGCACCCTCGCCGGGGCCGAGATCCACGACGCCATCTTCAAGATCACCAACACCAAGTCGTGGAACTGCACCGCCAAGACCGTCAACATCTACGCCCCCGCGACCACCCTGAGCTCGTCCAACGCCACCTGGAACCACTGGGAGGGCGTCACCAAGGGCAGCGTCGTGGCCTCCAGGAGCTTCGCCTACGGCTACACCGGCTGCGACGCCGACGCCGTCTCCTTCGACGTCACCAACCAGATCGAAGCCGACGTCACCGCAAAGAAGCCCACCCGCACCCTGTGGATGGTCGCCGCCAACGAGGCCAGCGACACCCAGAGCTGGAAGGAGTTCCTCGAAACCAGCCCCACCCTCACCATCCGCTACAACCACAAGCCCAACACCCCGACGGGGATGACCACCTCACCCACCACGTCCTGCGCCGCCGCCAGCCCCACCGTCGTCGGCGACACCTCGGTCTCGCTCTACGCACCGGTCTCCGACACCAACCGCGGCACCCTCGGCGTGACCTTCAAGCTGTGGAAGGCCAGCACCCCCGGGACGCTGCTGGTCAACACCAACCCGAACCTGCTGACGTACTCGTCCGGCAGCACCGCCGTGTACGTCGTGCCCCGCGCGACCCTCGCCGCCGCCGCCGGCGTCACCGGGACCAGCAACGGCGCGCCGACCACCTTCGCCTGGCAGGTCCAGGCCACCGACTTCCGCACCCCCAGCAACTGGTCGGCGACCTGTCGGTTCACCTTCGACGCGACCCGCGCCGGACCGCCGCGGATCACGCCGCCCGCCCAGACCACCGTCGGCGTCCAGGCCAGCTTCACCGTCGCGCCGCCGGAGAGCGGCACGCTGCCCACCGCCTACAACTACCAGCTGAACGCCGCGCCGCCGGTGACCGTCGCCGCCGACGCCGGTGGCAACGCGACGATCCCCGTCCGGCCCACCCGGCTGACGAACACGCTCTCCGTCACCAGCGTCACGGCGGCGGGCCAGAACTTCGGCGAGACGGACACCCTGACCTTCAACGCCGTCCCCCCGGCCACTCCGGCCGCCGACGGCGACCTCACCGGTGACGGCCGGGCCGACCTGCTGAACGTGGGCTCCACCAACAACCTCGCGGCGGGGATCTGGCTGGCGGAGAACAACGGCGCGGCCGGCGTCAACCCGAACATCAGCAACATCGGCGCCCGCGGCAACGGCGTCTCCGGGACGAACTCGCCGTCCGACTTCGACGGCGCCCAGGTCGTCAGCGGTCGCTTCCTCGGCGGCAGCTTCCAGGACGTCCTGGTCTACTACCCGGCCGCCAACCCCTTCCGCGCGGAGCTGATCGCCGGCAACGGCGACGGCTCGGTGCTGCGCCCGGAGCGGGTCGAGAACCAGTTCGGCATCGAGGGTTCGCTGCTCGACGACCCGAACGGCAAACCGCCGATCCAGCTCGCCAACGCCGGCGACAGCCGGCAGGCCGGCTCCGGCTACCCCGACCTGATCGGCACCAGCGGGGACACCGCCAACGGCTACTTCCTCACCTACTATCCCAACTTCGGCATCCCCGGCGGCTACCTCGGCACCCAGCACACCACCGCGTCGACCCCGACGGGGGGCACGGACTGGAACAACTGGCGCATCGCCACCGCCGAGGCGTCGGACGGCACCGCCATGTTCCTGTGGAACCGGACCACCGGCGCGCTGCACCTGTGGACCGGCCTCGCGTTCAGCCAGGACACCGGGCAGCTCACCTACACCGCCCGCACCCTCGCGGCGTCCGGCTGGAACACCGGCGGCAACCTGAGCCTGCGCGCGGGTGACATCAACGGCGACGGCACCGTGGACCTGTGGACCGTGGGCGCCGACGCCGCCACGACCGCCTGGCTGGTGACCGGCCTCCAGGTCGGCGGCGCCACCGTCACGGCGCAGCCGAAGCAGACCCTGATCACCTCGGACCACACCTGGAAGTTCGACGACACCGGCGACGGGGCGGTCACGACCGCGACGGACGTCACCGGCGGCAGCACGCTGACCGCCTCCGGCGGCGACGCCTACTGGCGCAGCGACGACCTGTTCAGCCCGGCCCTCATCATGAACACCGACGAGACCGGTACCGCCGTGAATCCCACGGGCGACGGGGCGCTGACGGTCAACAGCCCGCTGATCGACACCACGAAGTCGTTCAGCATCTCGGTCTGGGCCAAGCCGACCGCGGCGGGCGGGGTCATCGCCAGCGAGGACGGCGCCAACGCGTCGCGCTTCCTGCTGTGGAACAACACGAGCGACAACACGTGGCGCTTCGGCATGGGCAACGCCGACAGCGGCTGGTCGTACACCCAGGTGGTGACCCCGGCCGGGACGGCGCTCGGCGTCTGGACGCACCTGGTGGCGACCTTCAACGCCAAGACCCGGACGATCTCGCTGTACGTCAACGGGGTGCTCAAGGGCAGCGCCCAGTTCACCGCGACGCCGACGTGGCCCAGCGGCGGCAAGTTCGTCGTCGGCCGCTACCTCTACCAGGGCCAGCCCACCGCCTACTACGCCGGGATGATCAGCAACCTCCAGGTGTGGAAGCGGGCGCTCACCCCGACCCAGGTGGGGGCGAGCAACACGGCGCCGGCGGCCGGCGCGCGCACCCCGTTCGGCTCGACCACCTGGACGCCGCCCGGCACCGGGACCACCGAGACGGACATCTACACGGCCGACACCGACGGCAACCTGTGGCGGCACCGCAAGCAGAACGCGCAGCTGGGCACCCCTCGGTTGATGTCGACCGGGTGGCACCAGTTCACCGTCTTCGGCATCGCCGACTGGGACCACGACGGCAACCAGGACATCGTGGTCCGCGACAACACCTCCTGCGAGCTCCAGGTCTTCCTCGGCACGGCCGACGACCTGAGCGCCACGCCGACCTTCCTCGGCAACCAGTGGTGCAACTACCGCCCGTACGGGGTGGCCGACTGGAACCGCGACGGCTTCCAGGACGTGATCACGGCGGGGTCCACCAACGACCTGTGGGTGTATCCCGGCGACCTCGCCGGCGGCACGAGCGCCCGGGTGGACGTCGGCGACGGCTGGTCGACCGACTTCGCCCCGTACGGCATCGCCAACGTCGTCGGCGATGCCACGCCGGACGTCTACGCCCGGGCGGCGAGCACCGGCCTCCTGCGGTTGTACGACTTCCCGGCGGCCAACATCAGCCAGGTCGGCGTGGGCTGGGCCGGCTACACCTCGTTCGGCCTGACCGACTTCAACCGCGACGGCAAGCCCGACGTCGTCGCCCGGGAGAACTCGACGGGGATCCTGTGGCTGTATCCCGGCGCCTCGGCGGGTCTGCTGAGCGCCCGCAGCCAGCTCACCACCGGCTGGTGACGTAGGGCGACCGGCTGGCCCGGCCCACGGGCCGGGCCAGCCGGTGTCGGGTGGAGACGGTCAGACCAGCCCCGCGACGGTCAGACCAGGCCCGCGTCGCGCAGCAGCTTCCACAGGCCCGCGCCGTCCGGCGCGGAGAGCCACTTCTGCCCCACCGGGCCCGACGAGGAGCTGCCCGACGGGGTGGGCAGGCTGCCGGCGAGCACCGACTGGGTGGGCGACAGCCGGCGGATCGCCACGCCGGCCACGTTGTCGGGGTGCCCGGCGGCGAACTCGCGGTAGATCTCCGGGTCGTGCTGGCCGTCGTCGCCGATGAGCAGCCAGCGCACGTCGGGGAACTCCCGGGACAGCCGGGCCAGGGTGGCCCGCTTGTGTTCCCGGCCGCTGCGGAACCACCGGTCGGCCGTCGGCCCCCAGTCGGTGAGCAGCAGCGGCCCGGCCGGGTAGAGGTGCCGGGACAGGAACCGGGTCAGCGTCGGCGCGACGTTCCACGCACCGGTGGAGAGATAGAACACGGGCGCGCCGGGGTGGGCGGTGACGAGGCGCTCGTAGAGCACCGCCATGCCGGGGACGGCGGCGCGGGCGTGCTCGTCGAGGACGAAGGTGTTCCACGCGGCGAGCAGCGGGCGCGGCAGGGCCGTCACCATGACCGTGTCGTCGATGTCGGAGAGGATGCCGAACCGGACGGTCGGGTCGAGGACGCGGATCAGCGCCTCCACCGGCTCGGCGTCGGCGACGCCGAGGCGCACCGACGCCCAGCCGGGGGTCAGGTCGGCCTCGACGACGGTGTCGACGAAGCCGCTGCGGTCGGCCTTCGCCTCGTGCGTCACCCCGCCGGCCTCGATGGTGACCGTCACGTGCTTGGCGGGCAGGGTGGCGAAGCTGCGCCAGCCGCGCACCTTCTCCAGCCGCTGCCGGGACCGGGTGTCGGGGCGGCCGAGCAGCACCCGGCACAGCACCCGCGCCCAGCCGGGGGCGCCGTAACCGGCGTACGCGATGATGTTGGTCTGCCACCCGGTGCGCCGCAGCCGGCGCTCGACCAGGTTGTGCACGGCGTCCTCGAACCGCGCGGCCCGGTGCAGGTTCGGTACGGCCAGTTCGCCGGCGGGTGTCGGTGGCACACGGCAACCCTGCCACACGGCGGCGAGGTCGGCCACGCGAGCCGCCGGCTGCGCCGGTGGCCGCCGCCCGCCCCCGGTCTGCGGCGATCCGGCCCGGCCCGCCCCGGGCGCGTGACACACTCCGGTCGGGGCGACGACGGGGGCGTTGGTCGTGTCGACAGCTGTGCGGGACCGTGGGCGGTGGCGTCCGGCGCTCGACCGGCCGGCGCTGGCGGCGCTGCTGCTCGGGCTGGCCGGGTTCGGCTACCGGCTGGTCCTCACGCTGCTCACCGTGCCCGTGTCGAACAGCGACGAGGCCACGTTCGGCCTGGCCGCGCTGCACATCGCCGCCGGCCGGGAGCACCCCGTGTTCCTGTACGGGCAGCGCTACATGGGCATGGCGGAGGCGTACCTGGCGGCCCCGCTGGTCGCCGTCGCCGGGCCGAGCTGGGCGGTGCTGCGGCTGCCGGTGCTGGCGCTGTGGGCGCTGTTCGTGTTCCTGGCGTACCGGTTGACCCGCCGGATCTGCGCGCCGTGGTTCGCCGTGCTGGTCGTCGGCCTGCTCGCGCTCGGCCCGGAGCGGGTGCTGCGTGACCAGTTGCAGGCGGTCGGCGGGCGGCCCGAGGTGAAGCCGGCGGTGCTGGCGATCCTGCTGGTGGCGGTGGGGCTGGCCGACGGGCGGGTGCGGTCCCGGCCGCTGGCGGCGGGGGCGGCGGGGCTGCTGGCCGGGTTCGCCGTCTGGTCGGACTGGCTGATCGTGCCGTACCTGGCGGCGGCCGTCCTGCTGCTGGCCTGGGTGCTGCGCCGGGAGCTGTTCGGCCGGTGCGGGGCGGCGCTGGCGGCCGGGGTCGTCCTCGGGGCGGCCCCGCTGGTCGTCGACAGCCTGCGCGCGCCGCCGGGGCAGGACTCGCTGTCGGTGGTCCGGCGGATCAGCGGGGAGGCCGGCGCGTCGCCGCCGCTGGCCGAGCGGCTGCACGGCGGGCTGCTGGAGGGGGTGCCGTTGGCCACCGGGCTGTGCCCGGCCGGCGGCTGCGCCCGGTGGCAGCAGTGGTTCGGGCTGTGCTATCCCCTGCTGTTGGCCGCCGCCGCGGTGCTCGCGCTGGTCGCGTACCGGCGGGCCGCCGCCGGGCCGGCCGGCGACCGGGTCGGGCCGGCCGCGCAGCTCGCCCTGGTCGCGGGCGCGGGGTTGACCCTCGCGGCGTACGTGCGCAGCCCGCTGGCCGCCACCGATCCGCTGAACAACGCCCGCTACCTGTCGGTGCTCCAGCTGTCGCTGCCGGTGGCGCTGTGGCCGCTGTGGGTGGCGGCGCGGCACGCCTGGCGGGGCACGACGGGCGCGGCGGGGCGGCTCGCCGGCGCGTCGGCGACGGCGGCGCTGGCCGGGCTGGCCGCCACCGCGCTGGCCGCCACCGGCCTGTTCCTGGCGGGCCTCGGGCCGCTGCGCGTCGAGGAGCGGCAGGCCCGCCAGCTCGCCGACGTCGTGCGCCGGGCGGGGCTGCGCGCGGTGTACGGCGAGTACTGGACGTGCAACCGGCTCGTCTTCCAGACGGCGGAGGAGGTGCGGTGCGGGGTGCTCGACGGGCGGCTGATGCCGGGGCAGAACCGGTACCGGCCGTACTGGCGGCAGGTGGCCCTCGCCGACCGCCCCGGGTACGTGCTGGTGGCCGACGGTCCGGCCGACCGGCGGCTGCGGGAGCTGCTCGGCCCGCGCGGCGGGGCGGCGCTGCTCGCCGAGGTCGGCCGCTATCGCGTGTACCACCCGGAGACGGCCGTGCGGCCGTGGCGCTGAGCGGGGTGCGTACGCTGGCCCGACCGGCGTGCACGACGCCGGGTGCGCGAGGAGTCGTGAGGCGATGCTCATCCTGCTGCCGCCCTCGGAGGGCAAGGCCGACGCCGGGACGGGCCGGCGGCTGGACCTGGCCCGGCTGTCCCTGCCCGAGCTGACCGACGCCCGCGCACGGGTCCTGGCGGCGCTGGTGGGGCTCTGCGCGGGCGTGGACGGGGCGGCGGGCCCGGACGAGGCGGCGGCACTGGCGGCGCTGGGGCTGACCCCGGGG
This genomic window contains:
- a CDS encoding RHS repeat-associated core domain-containing protein, whose amino-acid sequence is MVEHGGTRLLTGSRRMVAVVASAALVAGLWSGAPAAAKPKGEGAAKPPATSPGPSVKGVKPLPTRFVTPRDDAKSTHRPSRTVWPNAASAQVELGAPQALSAGSPKARAAGTPVWAQPVMVKSGQPAGPKRLAVTVADRKAAEAAGVDGVLLSVTPDRSSGAARVGVDYAGFAEAYGGNYGSRLRLVRLPECALTTPKAAECRTAQPLASTNDPAARTVSAEVPMTASASGARVVLAAVAAAGEEGGAGGTYAATDLKPSGSWTGGGNTGSFTYSYPVTVPPAASDLVPTVALSYDSGSVDGQTASTNAQSSWVGDGWSTPRSYVEQTFASCMDDPGGSASPVKTYDRCYDGPILTLSLNGSSTSLVWDAGDSKWKPESDNGEVVTHVVDSNNGTGTYNTDYWRVTLRDGTVYEFGRNRLPGWTSGKAETKSVDHTPVYSPHSGDPCYNSAGFSSSVCTMAYRWNLDYVKDVHGNAMAYYYQQATNFYGRNKGATDVSYVRDSNLSRIDYGFTDGNAYGTVPNRVVFTTGDRCLSGTCQPLNSANKANWPDVPFDLICNSGTDCDNWSPSFFSTVRLTSIEAQQYDTATSAYEPVDSYALSHTMPATGDGTSPTLWLTSVVRTGHDTGAGGSTAAITLPSVSFTGIKLPNRVDTAGGLPSFYRQRIATITTETGSVISPSYELPVPCTAPVTTAPATNTKSCYPVYWTPDGFVNPKLDWFHKYAVTRVTSTDPTGGAPALSTSYSYLGGAAWRYDENEVVKAKYRTYGQFRGYAKVRTFSGDGVNDRRTQSEVAYHRGMSKNNSTTVVNLTDSAGGVHEDVDELAGRELETTQYLGEGGRVDSSTITSYWVSGATATRSRTGLSALTAQWVAPIKTYARQAVTSGASLTWRYTASDNSYDANIASATFGELKHTYTYTVPVNTAYDQCTSYTYAPVNAGANLAGLVSQTETVSVACGGFTQGSPVSEPGSVNTLTAPATVSRPAQVVKVERNFYDDPTFATTFPQAAAPTKGDVTLTQVARDHTAGAYVWQTSGKTTYDTYGRVVDEYDAKNNKTSTGYTMNAANLVTGTSTTNALLQTSSATINPKRGGMLTSTDANNVVTRQQYDALGRATAVWLYNRATSSNANQKFTYTVSKTGVTAVTSQKLNNSNGYQTSITLYDALLRSRQTQTVTPQGGRMITDTFYDTRGWTRASYNGWWDDATTPAVTTPVSAATLGKQVPHQTFTTYDGLGRAIVTTAAKNGVTVSTTTTIHAGDRTTVVPSTGGVVKATVTDPLGREKELHEYQARPTVTTPADTFTGDFTVAGGTATTSTYAYDSRGNQATLTDADNNVWTSTYNLLGQVVAKSDPDAGNSSMVYDANGNLVQSTDGRTKTLSFTFDALDRKTGEYAATVASQSSANQRAAWVYDNSNAVVGVTNAVGKLTTTVAYRDGQPFTTQQKAFNVFGSSLGQTVTIPATEGTLAGSYVFGHSYTSVLGLPLSDTYPAKGSLPAETVLHGYSGVLDLPTTLAGLAAYTTGVTYDAWGRVNQQSIGTATSAAYVTNTYDTHTSRLTNQLVTRSTATPATVDEQEYKYDLVGNITRKTSKRLGVTTPAETQCYGYDGLARLTEAWTATDACATTPTNADKTMVGNSIGAGSAYWTSWTIDPIGNRTQQVEHNLTGGTDTTTTYTYDGNGQNKPHTLTSTATSGGATGSTSYTYDAAGNTTGRNAAQGNQTLAWDDAGKLTNVTGGTSGTNTFIYDADGNLLLQKEPGKTTLYLPGQQLTLNTATNAIDGNRYLDLPGGGSCIRSGSGTAYTFAVADHQGTPALYLDNTAQNPTWRQYTPYGAARGAAVAVPDNRGFLNKPTSPTGFTIVGARAYDPAIGRFASVDPLQDAAQPQQWNGYSYANNTPVTLSDPTGMIPDDCKHFDCYGYSPATGCKYGCGSTRNVEWGERSRKSTTRARIHRKGINAGGFRGLGHRGCPLPDSCLSNEERRKRQEAQELLASNERTLQQEVQEMKECRDSDVCWAASGGRGKRNIREQLTEEERQVLKDRKDGLPVDEKVYKRAKAKQTTNEKIDSRNGQKRQSHYGAGGKKKEEGGESVKFEAPEPGTAAAAGGVAVTVGAVVVCVLVCWINPALVS